Proteins from a genomic interval of Enterococcus faecium:
- the rlmH gene encoding 23S rRNA (pseudouridine(1915)-N(3))-methyltransferase RlmH — protein sequence MNIKIISVGKLKEKYLIQGINEYVKRLNAYAKIELIEVPDEKAPENLSEAQMRQVKEKEGERILAKIKEQEYVYALAIEGKNPTSESFAKQIDQLGIQGKSHLVFVIGGSLGLSEAVMKRSNAQISFGKMTYPHQLMRLILVEQIYRAFRINAGAPYHK from the coding sequence ATGAATATCAAAATTATCTCAGTAGGAAAATTAAAAGAAAAATACCTGATCCAAGGTATCAATGAGTATGTCAAACGGCTGAATGCCTATGCAAAAATCGAATTGATCGAAGTTCCTGACGAAAAAGCCCCGGAGAATTTAAGCGAAGCGCAAATGAGACAAGTAAAAGAAAAAGAAGGGGAACGGATCTTAGCGAAAATCAAAGAACAAGAATACGTCTATGCCTTAGCAATTGAAGGGAAAAATCCTACAAGTGAATCTTTTGCTAAACAAATCGACCAATTAGGTATCCAAGGAAAAAGCCACCTTGTTTTTGTTATCGGCGGCTCTTTAGGACTCAGCGAAGCCGTCATGAAAAGAAGCAATGCTCAGATCTCTTTTGGAAAAATGACGTATCCACATCAATTGATGCGTCTGATCCTTGTCGAGCAAATCTACCGTGCCTTCCGGATCAATGCGGGGGCGCCTTATCATAAGTGA
- a CDS encoding DUF1456 family protein: protein MNNNDRLLRLRYAIDLKDTDLIKAFELGGVPLTKEEAQAVLTKVQDKNKDNAENNVYEKTINNQVFDAFLNGLILLARGPQKDKPIVDTPQKSKEIKYINNVLLKKLKIALSMTTDDILDVFAEAEIYPSKGEIGAFLRKEGQRNFKPCGDKYMRNFLKGLGIYNRRKV from the coding sequence ATGAATAACAATGATAGGTTATTGCGATTGCGTTATGCGATTGATTTGAAAGATACGGATTTGATTAAAGCTTTTGAGCTAGGCGGTGTACCACTGACTAAAGAAGAAGCTCAGGCGGTACTGACCAAAGTACAGGATAAGAACAAAGATAATGCAGAAAATAATGTGTATGAAAAAACCATCAACAACCAAGTTTTTGACGCATTCCTAAATGGCCTGATTCTCTTGGCGCGTGGTCCGCAAAAAGATAAGCCGATAGTAGACACGCCGCAAAAAAGCAAGGAAATCAAATATATCAACAATGTGTTGCTAAAAAAATTAAAAATCGCCTTGTCTATGACCACTGATGATATTTTAGACGTTTTTGCTGAGGCAGAAATCTATCCATCAAAAGGCGAAATCGGGGCATTTTTGAGAAAAGAAGGCCAACGAAATTTTAAGCCTTGCGGAGATAAATATATGCGTAATTTTCTCAAGGGGTTAGGAATTTATAATCGGAGAAAAGTATAA
- a CDS encoding 2-dehydropantoate 2-reductase yields the protein MKIAIAGAGAMGSRFGLMLHQSGNEVLLIDGWAEHVQQIKEHGLQANFNGKEVEAKLPIVLQSEVEKEDQVDLIILFTKAMQLEKMLQDIQSLIKKDTEVLCLLNGIGHEDIIEKFVPMENIYIGNTMWTAGLEGPGQVKLFGSGSVELQNLGDGKEAAAKKLADKLSESGLNAHFSDNIHYSIYRKACVNGTMNGLCTILDVNMAELGKTSTAHKMVATIVNEFAKVAAVEKIELDVPEVIAHCESCFDPETIGLHYPSMYQDLIKNHRLTEIDYINGAISRKGKKYGVATPYCDFLTELVHAKEDSLNVK from the coding sequence ATGAAAATAGCAATTGCAGGCGCTGGCGCAATGGGAAGTCGCTTTGGGTTGATGCTTCACCAAAGTGGGAACGAAGTATTATTAATCGATGGCTGGGCAGAACATGTCCAACAAATCAAAGAACATGGATTACAAGCAAATTTTAATGGTAAAGAGGTAGAAGCAAAACTACCAATCGTTCTTCAATCCGAAGTAGAAAAAGAAGATCAAGTTGATCTGATTATTCTATTTACCAAAGCGATGCAGCTGGAAAAAATGCTGCAGGATATCCAATCATTAATCAAAAAAGATACAGAGGTCTTATGTCTATTAAATGGTATCGGGCATGAAGATATTATTGAGAAATTTGTACCAATGGAAAATATCTATATTGGAAATACCATGTGGACGGCAGGTCTTGAAGGTCCTGGTCAGGTCAAATTATTTGGAAGTGGTTCAGTAGAATTACAAAATTTAGGTGATGGAAAAGAAGCAGCTGCAAAAAAATTAGCAGACAAATTGTCTGAATCAGGATTAAATGCTCATTTTTCTGACAATATTCACTATTCTATTTATCGCAAAGCATGTGTGAACGGAACAATGAACGGACTATGCACAATCTTAGACGTTAATATGGCTGAGCTAGGAAAAACATCGACTGCTCATAAAATGGTGGCGACGATTGTCAATGAGTTTGCCAAAGTAGCAGCAGTAGAGAAGATTGAACTAGATGTCCCAGAAGTCATTGCACATTGTGAATCTTGTTTTGACCCGGAAACAATTGGGTTACATTATCCTTCAATGTATCAAGACTTGATTAAGAACCATCGATTAACAGAAATCGATTATATCAATGGCGCAATTTCTAGAAAAGGGAAGAAATATGGTGTTGCGACGCCTTATTGTGATTTCTTGACTGAGCTTGTCCATGCAAAAGAAGATAGTTTGAACGTAAAATAA
- a CDS encoding PTS sugar transporter subunit IIC translates to METSQKISPKIFLNKVLAGTATGIIIGLIPNAVLGAILKYFSAYPFAVTIAQLAVIFQLATPLIIGGLIALQFGFDPMRMMVVAGASFVGSGVVKFTPDLGETGVYVGAGTGDIINTMLTASIAVGLILLIGNSFGSVSIVLTPIVVGVGAGLLGFYLFPFVTAITSAIGSLINNFTTLQPLLMSILIGCSFAFLIISPISTVAIGMAIQLDGVSAGAAAMGVAATTFVLVVNSWKVNKSGVTIAIALGAMKMMMPNLFRKPVILIPCLVSAVITAIPVALFSISGTPASAGFGVVGLVGPLASLDAGLNGFLVVLCWLVIPVFAALITQFLCEKVFKLYDREEVFKFLG, encoded by the coding sequence ATGGAAACTTCACAAAAAATATCACCGAAAATTTTTCTGAATAAAGTCCTCGCTGGTACAGCAACAGGAATCATTATTGGATTGATTCCTAATGCAGTATTAGGTGCCATTTTAAAATATTTTAGTGCGTATCCCTTTGCGGTAACGATCGCACAGTTAGCAGTTATTTTTCAACTAGCAACACCTTTGATCATTGGTGGTTTGATTGCCTTACAATTTGGATTTGATCCGATGAGAATGATGGTTGTAGCCGGAGCTTCTTTTGTTGGTTCTGGTGTAGTCAAATTCACACCTGATTTGGGTGAAACGGGTGTTTACGTTGGTGCTGGTACAGGCGATATTATTAATACGATGCTGACAGCATCGATTGCTGTCGGGCTGATTTTACTGATTGGAAATAGTTTTGGGTCAGTGTCGATTGTGTTAACACCGATTGTTGTAGGTGTAGGTGCAGGTTTACTTGGTTTTTATTTATTCCCTTTTGTAACAGCAATTACTTCTGCAATTGGATCATTGATTAATAACTTCACTACCTTACAACCGCTGTTAATGTCTATCTTGATTGGTTGTTCCTTTGCCTTTTTGATTATCTCTCCTATTTCAACAGTAGCAATCGGAATGGCAATCCAACTAGATGGTGTTTCTGCTGGTGCGGCTGCGATGGGCGTAGCTGCAACCACTTTTGTTTTAGTAGTGAACTCTTGGAAGGTTAATAAGTCAGGTGTGACAATTGCGATTGCTTTAGGCGCTATGAAGATGATGATGCCTAATTTATTTAGAAAACCTGTGATTCTTATTCCTTGTTTAGTTAGTGCAGTGATTACAGCTATTCCTGTCGCTCTATTTTCTATTTCAGGTACGCCTGCTTCTGCTGGTTTCGGCGTGGTCGGACTTGTTGGTCCGTTGGCTTCTTTAGATGCAGGGCTAAATGGCTTTCTTGTTGTTCTTTGTTGGTTAGTCATCCCTGTTTTTGCGGCACTAATTACTCAATTTTTATGCGAGAAAGTATTTAAACTGTATGATCGAGAAGAAGTCTTCAAATTTTTAGGCTAG
- a CDS encoding DUF998 domain-containing protein, translating into MIFLQKYGFYFLLLGVISDLSTPYILGLFYPKLNQMTTVISVFGDVDSPVRRAFLVWSVVSGLFFVLSLPALYHLFVGTSKTLAILVVATVGLYGIGDCIFTGLFSINTNESSWNLSTWIHNIGSGLGYAGFLLFPLLLVLLYRQSGQGTLSHFYLVLTVISLLIAGLYGLARIPSISQFAFFKQLGFFQRLSFFFNYLPMICLSFFQLRK; encoded by the coding sequence ATGATTTTTTTGCAAAAATATGGTTTTTATTTTTTATTATTAGGTGTGATTAGTGATTTATCGACACCGTATATCCTTGGCCTTTTTTATCCCAAACTGAATCAAATGACTACCGTAATTAGTGTGTTTGGTGACGTAGATAGTCCAGTCAGACGTGCTTTCTTGGTCTGGTCAGTTGTATCTGGACTTTTTTTTGTTCTTTCGTTGCCTGCGTTGTATCACCTATTTGTTGGAACATCAAAAACACTTGCAATACTTGTTGTTGCAACAGTTGGTTTATATGGGATAGGTGATTGTATTTTTACTGGCTTATTCAGTATCAATACGAATGAAAGCTCTTGGAATCTATCGACTTGGATCCATAATATAGGTTCTGGGCTAGGCTATGCAGGCTTTCTACTTTTCCCATTGTTACTTGTTCTGCTTTATCGTCAAAGTGGTCAAGGTACGCTTAGCCATTTTTATCTTGTTTTAACAGTTATTAGTTTACTAATTGCAGGTCTTTACGGATTAGCACGGATTCCGTCGATTAGTCAGTTTGCCTTCTTTAAGCAATTGGGCTTCTTTCAACGATTAAGTTTTTTCTTTAACTATTTGCCGATGATTTGTTTAAGTTTTTTTCAACTACGAAAGTAG
- a CDS encoding organic hydroperoxide resistance protein — protein MKKMYETAMINRGGRDGEVEAPNGSMHMKIDRPGIHSEGTNPEQLFAAGYASCFNGAVQHMLEENNLESDSEVKARVSLFQLEDGGYQIGVVLEVSLPGLEKDQAEKIAEEAHAFCPYSKATRGNIDVEVTIVE, from the coding sequence ATGAAAAAAATGTACGAAACAGCAATGATCAATCGTGGAGGCCGTGATGGCGAAGTTGAGGCACCAAACGGAAGTATGCACATGAAGATCGACCGCCCAGGAATCCATAGTGAAGGGACAAATCCGGAACAACTTTTTGCGGCTGGATACGCATCTTGCTTCAACGGCGCGGTTCAACACATGCTGGAAGAAAATAATCTTGAGTCTGATTCTGAAGTCAAAGCACGGGTATCTTTATTTCAATTAGAAGATGGGGGCTACCAAATCGGGGTCGTTTTAGAAGTTTCTTTGCCAGGACTTGAGAAGGACCAAGCAGAGAAAATCGCAGAAGAAGCCCACGCATTTTGCCCATACTCTAAAGCAACAAGAGGCAATATTGATGTGGAAGTGACTATAGTAGAATAA
- a CDS encoding restriction endonuclease subunit S, which produces MITVVHKERQEKSSSDVQLWVYLGSISTKIQYGYTDSAKKKGNVKFLRITDIQEGRVNWSSVPYCDISNSKLVDLRLEENDILIARTGGTMGKSFLVKEISEESVFASYLIRIRLVEKLLSEYVDCFLDSPLYWKLLEKISYGTGQPNVNGTNLSKLLIPLPPLEEQQRMTTKIEMIRRSIRRINFE; this is translated from the coding sequence ATGATCACTGTTGTTCATAAAGAACGACAAGAAAAATCATCTAGCGATGTTCAACTATGGGTTTATTTAGGAAGTATTTCTACTAAGATTCAATATGGCTATACAGATTCGGCGAAAAAAAAAGGCAATGTTAAGTTTTTAAGAATCACAGATATACAAGAGGGACGTGTAAATTGGTCCAGTGTGCCTTACTGTGATATTAGTAATTCTAAACTAGTTGATTTAAGATTGGAAGAAAATGACATTTTGATAGCAAGGACAGGAGGAACTATGGGAAAAAGTTTCTTGGTTAAGGAAATAAGTGAGGAATCTGTTTTTGCTTCTTACTTGATTCGAATTAGGTTAGTTGAGAAATTATTATCAGAATACGTAGACTGCTTCTTAGACTCGCCATTATATTGGAAGTTATTAGAAAAAATTTCTTACGGAACTGGGCAACCAAATGTAAATGGTACAAATTTATCTAAACTACTTATACCATTACCACCTTTAGAAGAACAACAACGCATGACTACTAAAATAGAAATGATAAGAAGATCTATTCGTAGAATCAATTTTGAGTAA
- a CDS encoding membrane protein gives MQVKKKIILSILLAIIAGLYSINYFRNVHTISTSGDIAFHFARVKGLSSIFSGPINFTTFNHYGSGVNYFYPYLTFFPAVIFYWISNNLIVSYILYVWLLNVCTIMLMFHYGLKFLKRIDAAFIFSCLYTFYGYRTIDIYHRSAIAEAIALTVIPIVMYYAYALIYEKKPCAIPLAVSMSLLIYTHVLSTFMSVIAVGLLVLGGFVVSETRKKESIRLIVELSKAVGMTILLTAYFWYPMFRQIMVQSINEPDKTTLQHQALNVSDSLIGAMNNDLTTFTVGIIGIISLICPLFFFKGFNRKEKVIYLSAVVSWLLSTKFFPWSLLQNTPIQMIQFPWRILGFQVLFGSLILSFVFMKSTSAKQRKVVNITAIVLLLLAVSAATKANYEHKVVTQRDHLVMNQENLIRYTTLLPGGLYDYAPTEALQYKEHLQNHEVRIGKEWHTMPYQVMDSKIVYTVHESKGQKITLPVFDYWGTVAKVNGQKREIDNSEGLVSIEGTQGETIIEVSSIYPPTMKLAFLISLCSYLFLLISFLIRKLQHIKIMI, from the coding sequence ATGCAAGTAAAGAAAAAAATAATATTGTCCATTCTCCTAGCAATTATTGCTGGACTTTATTCAATCAATTATTTTAGAAATGTTCATACTATTTCTACATCGGGGGATATTGCCTTCCATTTTGCTAGAGTCAAAGGGTTATCTTCAATTTTTTCTGGTCCAATCAATTTTACGACGTTTAATCATTATGGGAGCGGAGTGAATTATTTTTATCCCTACTTGACCTTTTTTCCGGCAGTCATTTTTTATTGGATAAGTAATAATTTAATCGTTAGTTATATCTTATATGTTTGGCTATTGAATGTTTGTACTATCATGCTGATGTTTCATTATGGACTAAAATTTTTAAAAAGAATCGATGCGGCTTTTATATTTAGCTGTTTATATACATTTTATGGGTACCGTACGATTGATATTTATCATCGTTCTGCTATTGCTGAAGCGATTGCACTTACGGTTATACCGATAGTTATGTATTATGCTTACGCACTGATTTATGAGAAAAAGCCATGTGCAATTCCATTAGCAGTCAGTATGAGCTTACTCATTTATACACATGTTCTTTCCACTTTTATGAGTGTAATAGCCGTTGGCTTACTAGTCTTAGGCGGCTTTGTAGTAAGTGAAACAAGAAAAAAAGAAAGCATCCGGTTGATTGTGGAGTTGTCAAAGGCAGTAGGAATGACGATTCTTTTAACAGCATACTTTTGGTATCCGATGTTCCGACAAATCATGGTTCAATCGATTAATGAGCCAGATAAAACGACCTTACAACACCAAGCATTAAATGTCTCGGATAGTTTGATTGGTGCGATGAATAATGACCTGACAACCTTTACGGTAGGAATCATTGGTATTATTTCTTTGATCTGTCCACTCTTCTTTTTTAAAGGATTTAATCGCAAAGAAAAAGTGATTTACCTTAGTGCGGTAGTCTCTTGGCTCTTATCCACCAAATTTTTTCCATGGTCTTTATTACAAAATACACCCATTCAAATGATTCAATTTCCTTGGCGAATCTTAGGCTTTCAAGTACTGTTTGGCTCGTTGATTTTATCGTTCGTTTTCATGAAGAGCACATCAGCTAAGCAAAGAAAAGTAGTTAATATAACGGCAATTGTTTTATTACTGTTGGCTGTATCTGCTGCAACAAAAGCAAACTATGAACATAAAGTTGTCACTCAGAGAGATCACTTGGTAATGAATCAAGAAAATCTTATTCGTTACACGACACTCCTTCCCGGAGGACTTTATGACTATGCACCCACGGAAGCATTACAATACAAAGAACATTTGCAGAATCATGAAGTAAGAATTGGCAAGGAATGGCATACTATGCCTTATCAAGTGATGGATTCGAAAATAGTCTATACAGTACATGAATCTAAAGGACAAAAAATAACGCTTCCTGTATTTGATTATTGGGGAACAGTCGCAAAAGTAAATGGACAAAAAAGAGAGATTGATAATAGTGAAGGACTAGTGTCGATTGAAGGAACACAAGGAGAAACAATCATTGAAGTTTCTTCCATTTATCCTCCAACTATGAAGTTAGCTTTTTTAATTAGTTTATGTAGTTACCTCTTTCTTTTAATTAGTTTTCTTATCAGGAAGTTACAACATATAAAAATAATGATCTGA